One window of the Candidatus Jettenia sp. genome contains the following:
- the htpX gene encoding zinc metalloprotease HtpX: MSYFKTAILLIALTLLFIWVGNMVGGRQGAMFAFVMAMGMNFFSYWFSDKIVLKMYGAKEISEQQLPTYYGIVKELTTQAGIPMPKIYVIPTNAMNAFATGRNPSHAAVAVTEGMLNSLTREELKGVLGHELSHIRHRDILISTIVATIAGAIMLLADMARWGALFGGVGGRDEEEGRGGGIGVLFLAILAPIAALLIQMAISRSREYAADEGGALLTRNPLGLASALEKLQKAAIAKPMDAGKSTAHLFIVNPLSGRSFAAIFSTHPPIEERIKRLRAMA, translated from the coding sequence ATGAGTTATTTTAAAACAGCTATATTATTAATTGCCTTGACACTATTATTCATATGGGTTGGTAACATGGTTGGAGGGCGGCAAGGAGCGATGTTTGCCTTTGTTATGGCGATGGGTATGAATTTCTTCAGTTATTGGTTCAGCGATAAGATTGTTTTGAAGATGTACGGTGCTAAGGAAATTTCTGAGCAACAGCTACCGACTTACTATGGAATTGTTAAGGAACTAACAACGCAGGCAGGAATTCCTATGCCTAAAATATATGTTATACCAACGAATGCTATGAATGCATTTGCAACAGGGAGAAACCCAAGCCATGCTGCTGTAGCTGTTACCGAAGGAATGCTTAACTCTTTAACACGTGAGGAATTAAAAGGAGTTTTAGGGCATGAGTTAAGCCATATCAGACATAGAGATATACTTATATCTACCATCGTAGCTACTATTGCAGGTGCTATTATGCTATTAGCGGATATGGCCCGATGGGGAGCACTTTTTGGCGGAGTTGGAGGAAGAGATGAGGAAGAAGGTCGGGGGGGCGGTATTGGAGTTTTATTTTTGGCTATTTTAGCGCCTATTGCAGCCCTTTTAATCCAAATGGCAATCTCGCGCTCACGAGAGTATGCTGCCGATGAAGGTGGTGCCTTATTGACTAGAAATCCATTAGGATTAGCTAGCGCCCTTGAAAAATTACAAAAGGCGGCAATAGCTAAGCCAATGGATGCAGGTAAATCTACTGCACATTTATTTATTGTGAATCCATTAAGCGGCCGCTCATTCGCTGCAATTTTTAGTACTCACCCACCAATCGAAGAACGGATCAAGAGGCTCAGGGCTATGGCATGA